CCCACCCGGCGAGGCCGAGGCTGCCCCACTTGAGCAAGGGTTTGGCGCCGGCTGCGACCGTTGCGCGCAGTGGCTTGGCGAGGATAAGCGAAGCGATGGAACTGATGATCGGATACTGTTTGAGCAGGGCACCGATGGTCCCCGCGTTGATAAAGCCCGCCTTCGAGCCCTTGCCAACGCGCATGCCGCCGAAGCCCGGCAGTACGAACTTGAGCCAGCTGAAGTGGGTAACCGCCTGCCGCAATTCGATGGTCGCCTGCGCAAGTTCCATACGCTCGACATCCGCG
This genomic stretch from Paraburkholderia dioscoreae harbors:
- a CDS encoding DUF3318 domain-containing protein, translating into MSQIHSDTAFRNKRHQAKDLSAPHLRALRKELLLVRADVERMELAQATIELRQAVTHFSWLKFVLPGFGGMRVGKGSKAGFINAGTIGALLKQYPIISSIASLILAKPLRATVAAGAKPLLKWGSLGLAGWEAYRIWQQMKQESAASSDDKADSADSGY